A stretch of DNA from Yoonia sp. G8-12:
GCGCGCGTGACCTGCGGAAAGCTGTCCACTGACAAGATAGGTCTGTACTTCATCCGGCAGCGTCAACAAGCGAAGCAGGTTAGCGATGTGACTGCGGCTTTTGCCCAAGGCTGACGCAAGCTTATCTTGCGTGTGGCCAAACCGGTCCATCAATTGCTTGTATCCTGCGGCCTCATCCACCGGATTGAGATCAGCGCGCTGGATATTTTCGATGATCGCGATTTCCAGAACTTCGGTATCATCGTAGTCACGCAGAAGAACCGGAATCTCATGCAGTTTGGCGCGCTGTGCCGCACGCCAGCGGCGTTCACCTGCGACAATCTCAAAGATTTCTGGATCGTTGGGCGACAGGCGCACGATCAAGGGCTGAATAATACCCTTTTCCGCGATTGAGGACGCGAGTTCGTCTAGCGCGGCTTCTGCGAAGGTGCGGCGCGGCTGATCGGGGTTCGGTTGCACCCGTTCGATTGGCACAATCAGGTCAGGACGTTTCGCGGGCGCCTGAGCCCCCTCTTCTGTGGTAACATCTGACATCAATGCAGAAAGGCCCCGACCCAAGCCGCGGGATTTCTTTGGTGTGCGTGTCATCTATGCCGCCCTCTTTTTCTTTGTGCGTTCAATCACCTCAGCTGCCAGCGCACGATACGCGGCGCTGCCTTTTGATGCGCTATCGTAGGTGAGCACGGGCATCGCAAAAGACGGCGCCTCACTGAGCCGAACGTTGCGCGGAATGACGGTTTTGAACACCATGTCGCCCATGTTTTCGCGGGCGTCATCCTCGACTTGCAGGGACAGATTATTCCGGCTGTCGTACATCGTCAGCGCAATACCCTCGATCCGGAGGTCAGGATTAGCGGTCTGGCGGACATCGCGGACAGTCAGGATGAGTTGTGACAGGCCCTCGAGTGCGAAAAATTCACTTTGCAACGGGACGATGATGGAATGCGCTGCGACCATCGCATTGACGGTCAAGATGTTGAGAGATGGCGGGCAATCTATCAAAATGTAGTCAAAGACAAAGAGCGCCGGATCGGTGCCCCGCAGGACATCACGCAACAGAAAGCTTCGTTTTGCGTTGTCGACAAGTTCAAGGTCAGCCGAACTTAGGTCCGTTGTTGC
This window harbors:
- a CDS encoding ParB/RepB/Spo0J family partition protein, producing MTRTPKKSRGLGRGLSALMSDVTTEEGAQAPAKRPDLIVPIERVQPNPDQPRRTFAEAALDELASSIAEKGIIQPLIVRLSPNDPEIFEIVAGERRWRAAQRAKLHEIPVLLRDYDDTEVLEIAIIENIQRADLNPVDEAAGYKQLMDRFGHTQDKLASALGKSRSHIANLLRLLTLPDEVQTYLVSGQLSAGHARALVGNDQAAALAREIIQRRLSVRETEKLVKKGPATKKRSISKGSDAKDADTIQIENELSATLGMKVTIDHPAGSEGGKMVIGYNSLDQLDDLLRALSGG
- a CDS encoding ParA family protein encodes the protein MAHDPIIIAIANQKGGVGKTTTTINLGAALAEKKKNVLLIDLDPQGNASTGLGIDQDKREATTYDLLAGDITLTKAIQKTSVNRLCIIPATTDLSSADLELVDNAKRSFLLRDVLRGTDPALFVFDYILIDCPPSLNILTVNAMVAAHSIIVPLQSEFFALEGLSQLILTVRDVRQTANPDLRIEGIALTMYDSRNNLSLQVEDDARENMGDMVFKTVIPRNVRLSEAPSFAMPVLTYDSASKGSAAYRALAAEVIERTKKKRAA